A section of the Streptomyces sp. SLBN-118 genome encodes:
- a CDS encoding TerD family protein has translation MTAMTPGSNIPLSAARVVVDVAAPVRLDVSSLLLTADGKVRSDDDFIFYNQPAGPGVSYRSGGGTAPDAIVVDTSAVPPGIEKIVVTASPDAAGQSFQGIEPTATIRNADDGSALATFTPPQLGAETALVVVEIYRRNGAWKARAVGQGYANGLAGIATDFGVSVDEEPAAAPSAPAPVAPAAPAPPVDPRLAAPVPPPPAAPPAPAPGAGKINLDKGRVSLQKNQTVSLVKGGRPLLSQVKMGLGWEPAFRGKDIDLDASVIAYGPSRNHIDSCYFGKLSILNGAIRHSGDNLTGEGAGDDEEIVVDLGRIPADATGLVFTVNSFSGQKFTEVAKAYCRLVDAASGEELVRFDLTGAEPQTGVMMAKLIKQFSGEWEMTAMGDFVKSRTVRGMVKPAAQAL, from the coding sequence ATGACAGCTATGACCCCCGGCTCGAACATCCCTCTCTCCGCCGCCCGCGTGGTGGTGGACGTCGCCGCCCCGGTTCGGCTCGACGTATCGAGCCTGCTGCTCACCGCCGACGGCAAGGTGCGCTCCGACGACGACTTCATCTTCTACAACCAGCCGGCGGGCCCCGGCGTGAGCTACCGGTCCGGCGGGGGCACCGCTCCCGACGCGATCGTGGTGGACACCTCCGCCGTCCCGCCCGGCATCGAGAAGATCGTCGTCACGGCGAGCCCGGACGCCGCCGGCCAGAGCTTCCAGGGCATCGAGCCCACCGCCACCATTCGCAATGCCGACGACGGCAGCGCGCTCGCCACCTTCACCCCGCCGCAGCTCGGCGCCGAGACCGCGCTCGTCGTCGTGGAGATCTACCGGCGCAACGGCGCCTGGAAGGCCCGTGCGGTCGGCCAGGGCTATGCGAACGGGCTGGCGGGCATCGCCACGGACTTCGGCGTCTCCGTCGACGAGGAGCCCGCCGCCGCCCCCTCGGCCCCTGCTCCCGTCGCACCGGCCGCACCCGCGCCGCCCGTCGATCCGCGTCTCGCCGCACCCGTGCCGCCCCCGCCGGCCGCTCCCCCGGCCCCCGCGCCCGGCGCAGGCAAGATCAACCTGGACAAGGGCCGCGTCAGCCTGCAGAAGAACCAGACGGTCTCGCTGGTCAAGGGTGGCCGCCCCCTGCTCTCCCAGGTCAAGATGGGCCTCGGCTGGGAGCCCGCCTTCCGCGGCAAGGACATCGACCTCGACGCCTCCGTCATCGCCTATGGGCCCAGCCGCAACCACATCGACAGCTGCTACTTCGGCAAGCTGTCGATCCTGAACGGCGCGATCAGGCACTCCGGCGACAATCTGACGGGCGAGGGCGCGGGTGACGACGAGGAGATCGTCGTGGATCTGGGCCGCATCCCGGCCGATGCGACGGGTCTGGTCTTCACGGTCAATTCCTTCTCGGGACAGAAGTTCACCGAGGTCGCCAAGGCCTACTGCCGGCTGGTCGACGCCGCGTCGGGCGAGGAGCTGGTCCGCTTCGATCTGACGGGCGCCGAGCCGCAGACCGGCGTGATGATGGCCAAGCTCATCAAGCAGTTCTCCGGCGAATGGGAGATGACCGCGATGGGCGACTTCGTGAAGTCCCGCACAGTGCGGGGCATGGTCAAGCCCGCCGCCCAGGCCCTGTGA
- a CDS encoding TetR/AcrR family transcriptional regulator has product MARRYDPERRLRIIEAAIRVVATKGIGGLSHRTVAAEADVPLGSTTYHFASLDELMVAALRRTNEGFAAAVRDSGALKDPGADVAEELARLMGEWLAGERTGVELEYELYVAALRRPALRPVAAEWCEGLTEILARRTDPVTARALVALMDGICLQVLLTDTPYEVEYAREMLARIIAAPGA; this is encoded by the coding sequence ATGGCACGGCGCTACGACCCCGAGCGGCGCCTGCGCATCATCGAGGCGGCGATCCGGGTGGTCGCCACGAAGGGCATCGGAGGGCTCAGCCACCGCACCGTGGCGGCCGAGGCGGATGTTCCGCTCGGCTCGACGACTTACCACTTCGCCTCCCTGGACGAGCTGATGGTCGCCGCGTTGCGCCGGACCAACGAGGGATTCGCGGCGGCGGTACGGGACAGCGGGGCGCTCAAGGACCCCGGCGCCGATGTCGCCGAAGAGCTGGCCCGGCTGATGGGGGAGTGGCTGGCCGGGGAGCGCACCGGCGTGGAGCTGGAGTACGAGCTCTATGTGGCGGCCCTGCGGCGGCCCGCGCTGCGGCCGGTCGCAGCGGAGTGGTGCGAAGGCCTCACCGAGATCCTGGCCCGGCGGACCGATCCGGTCACAGCGCGGGCGCTGGTGGCGCTGATGGACGGGATCTGTCTGCAGGTGCTGCTGACGGACACGCCCTACGAGGTGGAGTACGCGCGCGAGATGCTGGCACGGATCATCGCGGCGCCGGGTGCCTGA
- a CDS encoding DUF4232 domain-containing protein, which produces MATLVVMAAVVLSGCASEKEPPRGAADPSWEWRVKADSLSASPRPYDGRPGATHTPGTAPAPGPTACPASGVVISTGEVNAAMGRRATVIELRNCGRSAYHVNGYPQVGALDKDREPLKLKITHGEADAGRVRGPEPITLAPGKSAVSVLNWTNRVTSYDPPKPGAYLLIAPAVGEEKQTLPFFLDMGTAAELDVTAWAVDTGHG; this is translated from the coding sequence GTGGCCACGTTGGTGGTGATGGCGGCCGTGGTGCTGAGCGGCTGCGCGAGCGAGAAGGAGCCGCCGCGGGGTGCGGCGGACCCCAGTTGGGAGTGGCGGGTGAAGGCCGACTCCCTGTCCGCGTCCCCCCGCCCGTACGACGGGCGGCCGGGGGCGACCCACACTCCCGGGACGGCTCCGGCGCCCGGGCCGACGGCGTGTCCCGCCTCCGGTGTGGTGATCAGCACTGGTGAGGTGAACGCCGCGATGGGGCGCCGGGCCACTGTGATCGAGCTGAGGAACTGTGGTCGCAGTGCGTACCACGTCAACGGCTATCCGCAGGTCGGGGCCCTGGACAAGGACCGTGAACCGCTCAAGCTGAAGATCACCCATGGAGAGGCGGACGCGGGGAGGGTCCGTGGCCCTGAGCCGATCACGCTCGCGCCCGGCAAGAGCGCGGTGTCCGTACTGAACTGGACGAACCGCGTGACGTCCTACGACCCGCCGAAGCCCGGCGCGTATCTGCTGATCGCACCTGCCGTCGGAGAGGAGAAGCAGACGCTCCCCTTCTTCCTCGACATGGGCACGGCGGCCGAACTGGACGTCACGGCCTGGGCTGTTGACACCGGCCACGGCTGA
- the dapD gene encoding 2,3,4,5-tetrahydropyridine-2,6-dicarboxylate N-succinyltransferase, with translation MTDTTAPRTTGAVAAGLATLTTDGTVLDTWFPAPELSAEPGPAGTERLTAERAVELLGEGAAKAIGPDARRGVEVVAVRTVIASLDDKPLDAHDAYLRLHLLSHRLVQPHGQNLDGVFGLLSNVAWTSLGPVAVDQVETVRLNARAEGLHLAVTSIDKFPRMTDYVAPKGVRIADADRVRLGAHLAEGTTVMHEGFVNFNAGTLGTSMVEGRISAGVVVGDGSDIGGGASTMGTLSGGGNVRIVIGERCLIGAEAGVGIALGDECVVEAGLYVTAGTRVTMPDGQIVKARELSGASNILFRRNSVTGSVEARPNNAVWGGLNDVLHSHN, from the coding sequence ATGACCGACACCACTGCTCCTCGCACCACCGGCGCCGTCGCCGCCGGGCTCGCCACGCTCACCACCGACGGCACCGTACTCGACACCTGGTTCCCCGCCCCCGAGCTGTCCGCCGAGCCCGGCCCCGCCGGGACCGAGCGGCTGACCGCCGAGCGTGCCGTCGAGCTGCTCGGCGAGGGCGCGGCCAAGGCCATCGGCCCGGACGCCCGCCGTGGCGTCGAGGTCGTTGCCGTCCGTACGGTCATCGCCTCTCTCGACGACAAGCCGCTGGACGCCCACGACGCGTATCTGCGCCTGCACCTGCTGAGCCACCGGCTCGTCCAGCCGCACGGCCAGAACCTGGACGGCGTCTTCGGGCTGCTCTCCAACGTCGCCTGGACCTCGCTCGGCCCGGTCGCCGTCGACCAGGTCGAGACCGTGCGCCTCAACGCCCGCGCCGAGGGCCTGCACCTCGCCGTGACCAGCATCGACAAGTTCCCCCGGATGACGGACTACGTCGCGCCCAAGGGCGTGCGTATCGCCGACGCCGACCGCGTCCGTCTCGGTGCGCACCTCGCCGAGGGCACCACCGTCATGCACGAGGGCTTCGTGAACTTCAACGCCGGCACGCTCGGCACGTCGATGGTCGAGGGCCGCATCTCCGCGGGCGTCGTCGTCGGCGACGGCTCCGACATCGGCGGCGGCGCGTCCACCATGGGCACGCTCTCCGGCGGCGGCAACGTCCGTATCGTCATCGGCGAGCGCTGCCTGATCGGTGCCGAGGCGGGCGTCGGGATCGCGCTCGGCGACGAGTGCGTGGTCGAGGCGGGGCTGTACGTCACGGCAGGAACGCGGGTCACCATGCCCGACGGCCAGATCGTCAAGGCGCGGGAGCTCTCCGGCGCGAGCAACATCCTTTTCCGCCGGAACTCGGTCACCGGATCGGTGGAGGCGCGCCCGAACAACGCGGTGTGGGGCGGGCTCAACGACGTGCTGCACAGCCACAACTAG
- the dapA gene encoding 4-hydroxy-tetrahydrodipicolinate synthase produces the protein MTLSRPFGRALCAMITPFTATGELDLEAAARHAVHLVTEGCDGLVLNGTTGESPTTTDTEKTALVRAVREAVGDTASVVAGVGSASTRHTVELARAAEQAGADGLLVVTPYYSRPPQDAIEAHLRTVADATSLPVMLYDIPCRTGTRIEVDTMLRLAGHPRIVAVKDCSYDLLGSAKVITRTSLAYYSGSEELNLPLYAVGGAGYVSTVANVAPRPLRAVLDAYDKGDTAAAAHLNGRTLPLAELMMASGLPGTVTAKALLDAGPVREPLRPAGREAVDRLRAAYEELHRSSSGVRRRS, from the coding sequence ATGACCCTTTCCCGCCCTTTCGGCCGTGCGCTCTGCGCGATGATCACGCCCTTCACCGCCACCGGCGAGCTGGACCTGGAGGCAGCCGCCCGCCACGCGGTCCATCTGGTGACCGAGGGCTGCGACGGACTGGTGCTGAACGGCACCACGGGCGAGTCCCCGACCACGACCGACACCGAGAAGACCGCGCTGGTACGCGCCGTGCGGGAGGCGGTGGGTGACACGGCGTCCGTCGTGGCGGGCGTCGGCAGCGCGTCCACGCGGCACACGGTCGAGCTGGCACGCGCGGCCGAACAGGCCGGCGCGGACGGCCTGTTGGTGGTCACGCCGTACTACAGCCGCCCACCGCAGGACGCGATCGAGGCGCACTTGCGTACGGTCGCGGACGCGACGTCACTTCCGGTGATGCTTTATGACATCCCCTGCCGCACCGGCACCCGTATCGAGGTCGACACGATGCTGCGGCTGGCCGGCCACCCGCGGATCGTCGCCGTCAAGGACTGCTCGTACGACCTGCTCGGCTCGGCCAAGGTGATCACCCGCACCTCGCTGGCGTACTACTCGGGCAGCGAGGAGCTGAACCTGCCGCTGTACGCGGTGGGCGGCGCGGGTTATGTCAGCACGGTAGCCAATGTCGCACCGCGTCCGTTGCGCGCGGTGCTCGACGCGTACGACAAGGGCGACACGGCCGCGGCCGCCCACCTGAACGGCCGTACGCTCCCACTGGCCGAACTGATGATGGCCTCGGGCCTGCCGGGCACAGTGACGGCGAAGGCGCTCCTGGACGCGGGCCCGGTCCGCGAACCGCTGCGGCCCGCGGGGCGCGAGGCGGTCGACCGGTTGCGCGCGGCGTACGAGGAGCTGCACCGCAGCTCCTCCGGCGTCCGACGGAGGAGCTGA
- a CDS encoding NAD(P)-dependent oxidoreductase, producing MPAPRTVLLTGAAGGVGTLMRGLLPAYGYELRLFDATPIEGVPDAITADLGDKEALREAVRGVDAIIHLAGISLEAPFEKILRANIEGTYNLYEAAREVGVERVVFASTNHTVGFTPRPQGDDPLIPIDTPRRPDTFYGLSKCFGEDLAQLYWDLHGIQTVSVRIGSCFMEPTSVRMLSVWLSPGDGARLFHAALTAESVGHTVVYGSSANTRLWWDLSTARSLGYEPQDDSEQYAEKLVAEQGELDPHNPDHAYLGGHFTTNPPQWPY from the coding sequence ATGCCAGCTCCCCGCACCGTCCTGCTCACCGGCGCCGCCGGCGGCGTCGGCACACTGATGCGGGGACTGCTGCCCGCGTACGGCTACGAACTCCGGCTCTTCGATGCCACCCCCATCGAGGGCGTGCCGGACGCGATCACCGCCGACCTCGGCGACAAGGAGGCTCTGCGCGAAGCGGTACGGGGCGTTGACGCGATCATCCACCTTGCCGGCATTTCCCTGGAGGCCCCCTTCGAGAAGATCCTGCGCGCCAACATCGAAGGGACGTACAACCTCTACGAGGCTGCCCGTGAAGTGGGCGTGGAGCGCGTCGTCTTCGCCTCCACCAACCACACGGTCGGCTTCACCCCGCGCCCGCAAGGGGACGACCCCTTGATCCCCATCGACACACCGCGCCGCCCGGACACCTTCTACGGTCTGTCGAAGTGCTTCGGCGAGGACCTGGCCCAGCTCTACTGGGACCTGCACGGCATCCAGACCGTCTCCGTCCGCATCGGCTCCTGCTTCATGGAGCCCACGTCGGTACGGATGCTGTCGGTCTGGCTGAGCCCCGGCGACGGCGCCCGCCTCTTCCACGCGGCACTCACCGCCGAGAGCGTCGGCCACACCGTCGTCTACGGCTCCTCCGCCAACACCCGCCTGTGGTGGGACCTGTCGACGGCGCGCTCGCTGGGCTACGAACCGCAGGACGACTCCGAGCAGTACGCCGAGAAGCTCGTGGCCGAACAGGGCGAACTCGACCCGCACAACCCGGACCACGCGTATCTGGGCGGCCATTTCACCACCAACCCGCCCCAGTGGCCGTACTGA
- a CDS encoding alkaline phosphatase PhoX codes for MSLTRREFTKQSALTGAGVALTGVVGSLATAPGALAAEETAETVETAGHGRHAPGYGPLIPDPDKILALPAGFSYRIITHSGITKLDSGEFTPSNHDGTATFDGPRGVTLLVNNHELKGPRSGWKYPVPLTEGLVYDPAASGGCSVVEVHRSGEVAQWVGIAGTSTNCAGGRTPWGTWLTCEETEDLAGKNGMTKDHGYVFEVDPYDRRSNREPKPVKAFGRYAHEAVVIDPGSGHAYLTEDASGPNGLLYRWVPPHGFEHGRGHLRHLADDAGVLQATKCYDSGGRFVDDLSRATKIGTVYGVDWIDVPERDGRTSSVRKQFGDKDITRARKLEGMWWGDCGVYIVSSYAREESPVQHDGQVWFYDPKRRTLTLKVLLGINPDPSKDGAFDGPDNITVSPYGGLVIAEDGEGVQHLFGATERGRTYPIARNELNIGTEEEPEFSEFTGVVFSPDGRTLYANIQTPGIMLAITGPWRRQPRAQSESPRALR; via the coding sequence ATGTCGCTCACCCGCAGGGAATTCACCAAACAGTCCGCGCTCACCGGCGCCGGAGTCGCCCTCACCGGCGTCGTCGGCTCGCTCGCCACCGCGCCCGGCGCGCTCGCCGCGGAGGAGACGGCCGAAACCGTCGAGACCGCCGGTCACGGCCGCCACGCGCCCGGCTACGGGCCGCTGATCCCCGACCCGGACAAGATCCTCGCGCTGCCCGCCGGATTCAGCTACCGGATCATCACGCACAGCGGAATCACCAAGCTGGACTCGGGTGAGTTCACCCCCTCCAACCACGACGGCACGGCCACCTTCGACGGGCCGCGCGGAGTGACCCTCCTCGTCAACAACCACGAGCTCAAGGGCCCCCGCTCCGGCTGGAAGTACCCGGTGCCGCTCACCGAGGGTCTCGTCTACGACCCGGCCGCGTCCGGCGGCTGCTCGGTCGTCGAGGTCCACCGCAGCGGCGAGGTCGCCCAGTGGGTCGGCATCGCGGGCACCTCCACCAACTGCGCCGGGGGCCGCACGCCGTGGGGTACCTGGCTCACCTGCGAGGAGACCGAGGACCTCGCCGGCAAGAACGGCATGACCAAGGACCACGGCTACGTCTTCGAGGTCGACCCGTACGACCGGCGCTCCAACCGTGAGCCGAAGCCCGTCAAGGCCTTCGGACGGTACGCCCACGAGGCCGTCGTCATCGACCCCGGGAGCGGTCACGCCTATCTGACCGAGGACGCCTCGGGTCCGAACGGCCTGCTCTACCGCTGGGTCCCGCCGCACGGCTTCGAGCACGGCCGCGGACACCTCAGGCACCTCGCCGACGACGCGGGCGTGCTCCAGGCGACCAAGTGCTACGACTCCGGCGGCCGCTTCGTCGACGACCTGTCCCGCGCCACCAAGATCGGCACCGTCTACGGCGTCGACTGGATCGACGTGCCCGAGCGCGACGGCCGCACGAGCTCCGTACGCAAGCAGTTCGGGGACAAGGACATCACCCGCGCCCGGAAGCTCGAAGGCATGTGGTGGGGCGACTGCGGCGTGTACATCGTCTCCTCCTACGCCCGCGAGGAGAGCCCCGTCCAGCACGACGGCCAGGTCTGGTTCTACGACCCCAAGCGCCGCACCCTCACCCTGAAGGTGCTGCTCGGCATCAACCCCGACCCGTCCAAGGACGGCGCGTTCGACGGCCCCGACAACATCACCGTCTCCCCGTACGGGGGCCTGGTCATCGCCGAGGACGGCGAGGGCGTCCAGCACCTGTTCGGCGCGACCGAGCGCGGGCGCACCTACCCGATCGCGCGCAACGAGCTGAACATCGGCACCGAGGAGGAGCCGGAGTTCAGCGAGTTCACGGGTGTCGTCTTCTCGCCCGACGGACGGACGCTGTACGCCAACATCCAGACCCCGGGCATCATGCTCGCGATCACGGGGCCCTGGAGGCGTCAGCCCCGGGCCCAGTCCGAGAGTCCCCGGGCGCTTCGGTGA
- a CDS encoding VOC family protein, which produces MAVSLYTVVIDAHDLPALARFWSQVLDWKVVFEAEDEIVIGADEFSLPGITFVPVPEHKSGKNRLHIDLTPDDQAAEVERIIGLGARRADVGQGSAATWVVLTDPEGNEFCVLRPKKTLLD; this is translated from the coding sequence ATGGCCGTTTCGCTGTACACCGTCGTCATCGACGCCCACGATCTGCCGGCGCTCGCCCGGTTCTGGAGCCAGGTCCTGGACTGGAAGGTGGTCTTCGAGGCCGAGGACGAGATCGTGATCGGGGCGGACGAGTTCTCCCTGCCGGGAATCACGTTCGTGCCCGTCCCCGAGCACAAGTCCGGCAAGAACAGGCTGCACATCGACCTCACGCCCGATGACCAGGCCGCCGAGGTCGAGCGGATCATCGGGCTGGGGGCGCGGCGGGCCGATGTCGGGCAGGGGTCGGCGGCGACCTGGGTGGTGCTCACCGACCCCGAGGGCAACGAGTTCTGCGTACTGCGCCCGAAGAAGACTTTGCTCGACTGA
- a CDS encoding multidrug efflux SMR transporter, with translation MGYGLLAAAIAAEVAGTTAMKYSEGFTRLWPSLLTVAGYLLAFTLLAQTLKTLSVGTAYAIWAGVGTAAIAAIGMLFLGESASLVKITGIALVIAGVVVLTTAGAH, from the coding sequence ATGGGATACGGACTGCTCGCCGCGGCCATCGCGGCGGAGGTGGCCGGGACGACGGCCATGAAGTACAGCGAGGGCTTCACCAGGCTGTGGCCCTCACTGCTCACGGTCGCGGGCTATCTGCTCGCCTTCACGCTGCTCGCGCAGACGCTCAAGACCCTGTCGGTGGGCACCGCGTATGCGATCTGGGCGGGCGTCGGTACGGCGGCCATCGCCGCGATCGGCATGCTCTTCCTGGGCGAGTCGGCCAGCCTCGTCAAAATCACCGGGATCGCCCTGGTGATCGCCGGGGTTGTCGTGCTCACCACGGCCGGGGCGCACTGA
- a CDS encoding endonuclease/exonuclease/phosphatase family protein — MPSPAVPRTAAVAAVVSVALAAGLLAGSSAASAAGIRIHDIQGTTRISPLAGQQVTEVPGIVTGVRTYGSKGFWFQDTQADDNPATSEGVFVFTGSAPTVAVGDSVLVSGTVGEYIPGGTSSGNQSITQIAKPTVTVVSSGNALPAPVTITARSVPSAYAPAGDAAAGNSINALPLAPGTYALDYYESLEGTDVRIGTSRVVGATDPYAELWVTVKPSEHRTPRGGTLYGSYTAQNTGRLQIQQLTPLAEKPFPKANVGDVLSGTTEGPLDFNQFGGYTITARTLGTVTDGGLKRESTRKQSRGELAVATYNVENLDPSDPQEKFDALAAAVVNNLASPDIVALEEIQDDNGAKNTGIVTAGETLKKFTAAIAAAGGPAYEWRSIDPENNKDGGEPGGNIRQVFLFNPERVSFTDRPGGDAKTATAVVKGGQGRAALTLSPGRVDPANTAWENSRKPLAGEFTFRGRTVFVIANHFGSKGGDEGLTSHHQPPSRSSETKRLQQAQAVNAFVKDILKTDRCADVLVLGDINDFEFSATTTALTDGGALYPAVKSLPRRQRYSYVYQGNSQVLDQILTSPAVGDFSYDSVHINAEFADQNSDHDPQVLRFRP; from the coding sequence ATGCCTTCCCCCGCCGTACCGAGAACCGCCGCCGTCGCCGCCGTCGTCTCCGTCGCGCTGGCCGCCGGCCTGCTCGCCGGCTCCTCCGCCGCATCCGCCGCCGGGATCCGGATCCACGACATCCAGGGCACCACCCGGATATCCCCGCTGGCCGGCCAGCAGGTGACCGAGGTCCCCGGCATTGTCACGGGCGTACGGACCTACGGCTCCAAGGGCTTCTGGTTCCAGGACACGCAGGCGGACGACAACCCGGCCACCAGCGAAGGCGTCTTCGTCTTCACCGGCTCCGCCCCCACCGTCGCGGTCGGCGACAGCGTGCTCGTCTCCGGCACGGTCGGCGAGTACATCCCGGGCGGCACGTCCTCCGGCAACCAGTCGATCACCCAGATCGCCAAGCCCACGGTCACCGTGGTCTCCTCCGGCAACGCGCTGCCCGCGCCGGTCACGATCACCGCCCGGTCGGTGCCCTCGGCGTACGCCCCGGCCGGCGACGCCGCCGCGGGCAACAGCATCAACGCGCTCCCGCTCGCCCCCGGTACGTACGCCCTGGACTACTACGAGTCCCTGGAGGGCACCGATGTGCGCATCGGCACCTCCCGCGTCGTCGGCGCCACCGACCCGTACGCCGAGCTGTGGGTGACGGTGAAGCCGTCCGAGCACCGCACCCCCCGTGGCGGCACGCTCTACGGCTCGTACACCGCTCAGAACACCGGCCGACTCCAGATCCAGCAGCTGACGCCGCTCGCCGAGAAGCCCTTCCCCAAGGCGAACGTCGGCGATGTTCTCTCCGGCACGACCGAAGGCCCCCTGGACTTCAACCAGTTCGGCGGCTACACGATCACGGCGCGCACGCTGGGCACGGTCACCGACGGTGGCCTGAAGCGTGAGTCGACGCGCAAGCAGAGCCGCGGCGAGCTCGCGGTCGCCACGTACAACGTGGAGAACCTCGACCCGAGCGACCCGCAGGAGAAGTTCGACGCGCTCGCGGCCGCCGTCGTCAATAACCTCGCCTCGCCCGACATCGTCGCCCTGGAGGAGATCCAGGACGACAACGGCGCCAAGAACACCGGCATCGTCACGGCGGGCGAGACGCTCAAGAAGTTCACGGCGGCGATCGCGGCGGCCGGCGGCCCGGCGTACGAGTGGCGCAGCATCGACCCCGAGAACAACAAGGACGGCGGCGAACCCGGCGGCAACATCCGCCAGGTCTTCCTCTTCAACCCCGAGCGGGTCTCCTTCACGGACCGTCCGGGCGGCGACGCGAAGACCGCGACCGCGGTCGTCAAGGGGGGCCAGGGCCGCGCGGCCCTGACGCTGTCCCCGGGCAGGGTCGACCCGGCGAACACCGCCTGGGAGAACAGCCGCAAGCCGCTGGCCGGCGAGTTCACCTTCCGCGGCCGTACGGTCTTCGTGATCGCCAACCACTTCGGTTCCAAGGGCGGCGACGAGGGCCTGACCTCGCACCACCAGCCGCCCAGCCGGTCCTCCGAGACCAAGCGTCTGCAGCAGGCGCAGGCCGTGAACGCCTTCGTCAAGGACATCCTCAAGACCGACCGCTGCGCCGATGTCCTGGTCCTGGGCGACATCAACGACTTCGAGTTCTCGGCGACGACGACGGCGCTCACCGACGGCGGTGCGCTGTACCCGGCGGTCAAGTCCCTGCCGCGCCGGCAGCGTTACTCGTACGTCTACCAGGGCAACAGCCAGGTGCTGGACCAGATCCTGACCAGCCCGGCGGTGGGCGACTTCAGCTACGACAGCGTGCACATCAACGCAGAGTTCGCGGACCAGAACAGCGACCACGACCCGCAGGTCCTGCGCTTCCGCCCGTAG
- the sufU gene encoding Fe-S cluster assembly sulfur transfer protein SufU — protein MKLDSMYQEVILDHYKHPHGRGLRDGDAEVHHVNPTCGDEITLRVKYDGSRIEDVSYEGQGCSISQASASVLNELLVGKELAEAQKIQATFLELMQSKGQIEPDDAMEEVLEDAVAFAGVSKYPARVKCALLSWMAWKDATAQALSEGNRA, from the coding sequence GTGAAGCTGGATTCGATGTACCAGGAAGTCATCCTGGACCACTACAAGCACCCCCACGGGCGTGGTCTGCGGGATGGCGACGCCGAAGTGCACCACGTCAATCCGACGTGCGGTGACGAGATCACGCTCCGCGTGAAGTACGACGGTTCACGGATCGAGGACGTGTCGTACGAGGGCCAGGGCTGTTCGATCAGCCAGGCCTCCGCCTCCGTACTGAACGAGCTGCTGGTCGGCAAGGAGCTGGCCGAGGCGCAGAAGATCCAGGCGACCTTCCTGGAGCTGATGCAGTCCAAGGGCCAGATCGAGCCCGACGACGCGATGGAGGAGGTGCTGGAGGACGCGGTCGCGTTCGCCGGTGTCTCCAAGTACCCCGCCCGGGTGAAGTGCGCTCTGCTGAGCTGGATGGCGTGGAAGGACGCGACGGCGCAGGCGCTGTCCGAAGGGAATAGGGCATGA
- a CDS encoding metal-sulfur cluster assembly factor gives MTDNETATMKPASEDEVREALYDVVDPELGIDVVNLGLIYGIHIDESNIATLDMTLTSAACPLTDVIEDQAKAATDGIVNELKINWVWMPPWGPDKITDDGREQLRALGFNV, from the coding sequence ATGACTGACAACGAGACAGCCACGATGAAGCCGGCGTCCGAGGACGAGGTCCGCGAGGCGCTGTACGACGTCGTCGACCCCGAGCTGGGCATCGACGTCGTCAACCTCGGCCTGATCTACGGCATCCACATCGACGAGTCCAACATCGCCACCCTGGACATGACGCTGACGTCCGCGGCCTGCCCGCTGACCGATGTGATCGAGGACCAGGCGAAGGCGGCGACGGACGGCATCGTCAACGAGCTGAAGATCAACTGGGTCTGGATGCCGCCGTGGGGCCCGGACAAGATCACGGACGACGGGCGCGAGCAGCTGCGCGCGCTGGGCTTCAACGTCTGA